From a region of the Fervidicoccaceae archaeon genome:
- a CDS encoding MoxR family ATPase codes for MNDMNFEQAREIVNNILKEISKAYVGKKELVELAVATLFSGGHLLIEGYPGTGKTLLAKLLAKVIGGKYKRIQGHPDVLPSDIIGFHVYRLDGTKVYIPGPVFSNILFIDELNRISTRSQSALLEAMQEKQVTVDGETYQLQKPFLVIATSIPFPMARGAFQVMETLVDRFSANVLSTYNKFDEELEIIDKADIIMNLPVDTVTTLVEVVDVVNSIHRLVYVEKNIKEYSVAIVSNLRSDERVEYGPSHRATVDLLRLSRVIALMDNRNYVIPDDIKKVAVPVIAHRVKIKAEYESEGYTGNSLVEEALRKVAVPR; via the coding sequence ATGAACGATATGAATTTCGAACAAGCGAGAGAGATTGTAAATAACATACTCAAAGAAATATCAAAGGCCTATGTCGGGAAAAAAGAGCTAGTGGAATTAGCTGTGGCAACACTGTTTTCTGGAGGACATTTATTGATTGAGGGCTATCCTGGCACAGGCAAAACCCTGTTAGCAAAACTTCTTGCGAAGGTCATTGGAGGTAAATATAAACGTATACAAGGACACCCAGATGTGTTGCCAAGTGATATAATAGGATTTCATGTTTACAGGTTAGATGGTACAAAAGTGTATATCCCAGGACCAGTTTTTTCAAATATATTATTTATTGATGAGCTAAATCGAATATCTACTAGATCCCAGTCAGCCTTGCTCGAAGCAATGCAGGAAAAGCAGGTCACAGTTGATGGCGAAACATATCAGCTCCAGAAGCCTTTTCTCGTGATAGCTACCTCTATTCCATTTCCTATGGCTAGGGGAGCCTTTCAGGTTATGGAGACGCTTGTGGATAGGTTCTCCGCTAATGTACTGAGCACATATAACAAGTTCGATGAAGAATTGGAAATAATTGATAAAGCTGACATAATTATGAATCTACCCGTTGACACAGTTACTACACTAGTTGAAGTTGTTGATGTTGTTAACTCAATACACAGGTTAGTGTATGTTGAGAAAAATATTAAGGAATACAGTGTTGCGATAGTTTCGAATTTAAGGAGTGATGAAAGGGTTGAATATGGTCCATCTCATAGAGCTACAGTTGATTTGTTGAGACTCAGCAGAGTAATAGCATTGATGGACAATAGAAACTATGTTATACCAGACGATATAAAGAAGGTTGCCGTTCCAGTCATTGCTCATAGAGTCAAAATCAAAGCTGAGTACGAGTCTGAGGGTTATACTGGTAATTCCCTGGTTGAAGAGGCGCTTCGCAAAGTAGCTGTTCCGAGGTGA
- a CDS encoding glycosyltransferase family 2 protein has protein sequence MININFDLSQLTVIIPTLNEKESIGLVLKELFEVGIPKNNIIIVDGRSTDGTDKIAKDLEVRIIYQDGKGKADAVKKGLSLADTKYAIVMDGDYTYPAKYIPYLLETAQRKNCVEVIGARVRGRENIPFINRIGNKIITEMFNILYGTRLRDVLSGIYLVNINQLKDILYETRGFGIEIEIASHIAGNSLEICEIPIEYRPRIGKKKLKVLDGFHIAMDLVKMTWRYNPIFFMLMIASSLLLPGIALGLYVTYHYIFEGVNYFIKGIAALVLTSAGFNAMLLGILTLYLKRMELRIRKLILQRMEQK, from the coding sequence GTGATAAACATTAATTTTGATTTGTCACAATTAACGGTAATTATACCAACATTAAATGAAAAAGAAAGTATAGGCCTGGTTCTAAAAGAATTGTTTGAAGTGGGGATCCCTAAAAATAACATAATAATTGTGGATGGACGTAGCACAGATGGAACAGATAAGATAGCAAAAGACTTGGAAGTACGAATCATATACCAAGATGGGAAAGGAAAAGCTGATGCTGTAAAAAAGGGATTGAGCCTAGCTGATACAAAATACGCTATAGTTATGGATGGTGATTATACATATCCAGCTAAATACATTCCTTATTTGCTGGAAACTGCACAAAGAAAGAACTGCGTTGAAGTTATAGGAGCTAGAGTTCGGGGAAGAGAGAATATACCGTTTATAAACAGAATAGGTAATAAAATAATCACAGAAATGTTCAATATTTTATACGGAACGAGATTGCGAGATGTGCTATCGGGCATTTATTTAGTAAATATAAATCAGCTAAAAGATATATTGTACGAAACGAGAGGTTTTGGCATAGAAATTGAAATTGCTTCACATATAGCAGGAAACTCTCTTGAAATATGTGAAATACCAATTGAATATAGACCGAGAATAGGTAAAAAGAAGCTGAAAGTTCTCGATGGATTCCACATAGCTATGGATTTAGTTAAGATGACATGGAGATACAATCCAATATTTTTCATGTTAATGATAGCAAGTTCACTATTGTTACCTGGAATAGCTCTAGGACTATATGTAACATATCATTATATTTTTGAAGGAGTAAACTATTTCATTAAAGGAATAGCTGCTTTAGTTCTCACATCTGCGGGATTCAACGCAATGTTGCTAGGGATTCTAACTCTCTATCTGAAGAGAATGGAATTAAGAATTAGAAAACTAATTCTTCAGAGAATGGAACAAAAGTAA
- the thiI gene encoding tRNA uracil 4-sulfurtransferase ThiI, giving the protein MKFNVILVKFGEIGIKGKIARRRMQTILAKNIETALKENGFMDAKVKVHPGRIIVDGISEDGREAEVISRVFGVTGVSRAHRGEYSDLRDLVSKVANIVEEDVKGKIFMVRGRRAYEERFNSKDIERELGSELLRRGAKKVDLENPEVSIWTEARGGIFLVYAENIRGPGGLPLGTDGKVIALVSGGFDSPVAAWMIMRRGAKADIVFFNIGGKLQKEVFLKTVRKLLCNWGYGYNSKVFIIEHRWIFPYLDKFPEGFRTVALKASMYMGGEIIAEREKAKAIVTGESLAQVSSQTLDNLFATEQFVSIPVLRPLIGMDKVEIIDLARKIGTYEHSSMMPEFCAISGTKASTSVDPKRLSEIYEELRLRDEIKGEVINNAEIIERSELCMQGP; this is encoded by the coding sequence TTGAAATTCAATGTTATACTGGTTAAATTCGGAGAAATTGGCATAAAGGGAAAAATAGCGAGAAGGAGGATGCAGACGATTCTGGCTAAAAATATAGAGACAGCTCTGAAGGAAAACGGCTTCATGGATGCTAAAGTAAAAGTGCATCCAGGAAGGATCATTGTTGATGGAATATCCGAAGATGGGAGAGAGGCAGAAGTGATTTCAAGAGTATTTGGAGTTACAGGGGTGAGCAGAGCCCATAGGGGAGAATATAGCGATTTGAGAGATCTTGTTTCAAAGGTTGCTAATATTGTCGAAGAGGATGTGAAAGGAAAGATATTTATGGTGAGGGGCAGGAGGGCATATGAGGAGAGGTTCAATAGCAAAGACATCGAAAGAGAGCTCGGCTCTGAGCTTCTAAGGAGAGGCGCTAAAAAGGTAGATCTGGAGAACCCTGAAGTTAGTATCTGGACTGAGGCAAGAGGAGGTATCTTTCTAGTTTATGCCGAAAATATAAGGGGACCTGGAGGCCTACCTCTTGGAACGGATGGAAAGGTAATTGCTCTGGTTTCTGGGGGGTTTGATTCTCCTGTTGCTGCTTGGATGATTATGAGAAGAGGTGCAAAAGCGGACATTGTTTTCTTCAACATAGGAGGAAAGCTTCAAAAGGAGGTCTTTCTGAAGACTGTGAGAAAGCTACTCTGCAATTGGGGATATGGCTACAATTCCAAAGTTTTCATTATTGAACATAGATGGATATTCCCATATCTGGATAAATTTCCTGAGGGTTTTAGGACGGTTGCTCTGAAGGCTTCAATGTACATGGGGGGAGAAATTATTGCTGAGAGAGAGAAGGCAAAAGCAATAGTTACTGGAGAGAGCCTTGCACAGGTCTCAAGTCAGACCCTGGACAACTTATTTGCTACAGAGCAGTTTGTCAGTATTCCAGTTCTCAGGCCTCTTATAGGTATGGACAAGGTTGAAATAATTGACTTAGCTAGAAAGATTGGAACTTACGAGCACAGTAGCATGATGCCAGAGTTCTGTGCTATCTCAGGAACAAAGGCTAGCACTTCGGTTGATCCGAAAAGGCTATCTGAAATATATGAGGAACTTCGGTTGAGAGACGAGATAAAAGGAGAAGTCATCAATAATGCAGAAATAATAGAAAGAAGTGAGCTCTGCATGCAGGGCCCGTAG
- a CDS encoding acylphosphatase — protein sequence MPGKARVHIRVYGRVQGVFFRAFVKSHADRLGITGWVKNVEDGSVEIVAEGEEDKLKELIGEVRRGPPLAFVEKIEVDWEDYRGEFHDFQIKRRHEF from the coding sequence ATGCCTGGTAAAGCGAGAGTTCACATCAGAGTTTATGGCAGAGTTCAAGGTGTTTTCTTCAGAGCCTTCGTTAAGTCTCATGCGGATAGGCTTGGAATAACAGGATGGGTAAAAAATGTTGAGGATGGAAGTGTGGAAATTGTAGCAGAGGGGGAAGAGGACAAGTTGAAGGAGCTCATAGGCGAAGTTAGGAGAGGTCCTCCTTTAGCATTCGTTGAGAAAATTGAGGTAGATTGGGAAGATTATAGAGGAGAGTTTCATGACTTTCAAATTAAAAGGAGGCATGAATTCTGA
- a CDS encoding HAD-IA family hydrolase produces MKFEGITFDLWYTLIYETEEEEKKYLSMRIKAIEKGLEELGISVDENALTKSFLHLGKFSLSIRFDRFIKLIISSLGLSLSAKDIETIGRIYLSEIEKYSFKLGPSVPDILSELKKIGMKIAIISNTSIPEVVLWKILDKPGISQYVDAIISSSDLEVEKPNPLIFEIAQKRLGVDASRALHIGDSCIEDYLGALSAGQKAALYTGLYIHRREKIPHELCLMNRTPVIERLTVEDIFLNNGL; encoded by the coding sequence ATGAAATTTGAAGGAATTACATTTGATCTTTGGTATACGCTTATCTATGAGACTGAGGAAGAAGAGAAAAAGTACCTAAGCATGAGGATAAAAGCTATAGAAAAAGGCCTAGAGGAACTAGGAATCAGCGTAGACGAAAATGCATTAACGAAGAGCTTTCTACACCTAGGGAAGTTTTCCCTATCAATTCGCTTCGATAGATTCATAAAACTAATAATTTCTTCTCTCGGTCTGTCTCTCTCTGCAAAAGACATCGAGACTATAGGAAGGATCTACCTAAGCGAAATAGAGAAATACAGCTTTAAGCTGGGTCCTAGCGTTCCTGATATTTTAAGTGAGCTGAAGAAGATTGGAATGAAAATAGCAATCATCAGCAACACCTCAATTCCCGAGGTTGTTCTCTGGAAGATTCTCGACAAGCCAGGCATATCTCAATATGTGGATGCTATCATTTCTTCCTCTGATTTGGAGGTGGAGAAGCCAAATCCATTGATATTCGAGATCGCTCAAAAAAGGCTAGGTGTAGATGCCAGCAGGGCTCTTCACATCGGGGATTCCTGCATTGAGGATTACCTGGGAGCTCTTTCAGCAGGACAGAAAGCAGCACTTTACACAGGGCTCTATATTCACAGAAGGGAAAAGATTCCCCACGAACTTTGTCTAATGAACAGGACTCCAGTAATCGAAAGGCTTACAGTTGAAGATATTTTCCTCAATAATGGACTCTGA
- a CDS encoding amino acid permease translates to MGKDIESIRKGIEDREKGLKRAFSQGQMIMMAIGSAIGTGLFLGSGFAIKLAGSGTAVSYVLGALIAYSVGTALAEMTKLFPSPGAFGNHAEIFISRYLGFLVKFMYWFAEAFAIGADLAAASIYMSYWFHEVSPVIWIVIFGAMLFLLNSISVNVLGAVEYALSTIKVSVILLFIIIGSYILLHPSEFGLISTTPFFQDISQRGFTGIWLATVVAIYSFIGVEVVGVTSGEARNPEKDSPRALRAVVILLTFLYVSSIIAIVNLVPEGSAGLTESPFVLVFNKVNIPAAASLVNFVILTAALSGANTNLYLTSRMLFSLARGGLAPSFLGKLNRFRSPFNALAASMVGVVVTTVLSYSFGSSLSYLIVFGVAAFGGIFTWMAILASHISFSLNFRKRGIPLKSLLGLMALMGVLISTIVTPGIEVTVPSGLIVIAIISIVYRLLNRGK, encoded by the coding sequence ATGGGAAAGGATATAGAATCAATTAGAAAGGGCATTGAGGATAGGGAAAAGGGGCTTAAAAGAGCTTTTTCCCAAGGGCAAATGATAATGATGGCAATAGGATCGGCTATAGGTACTGGGCTATTTTTGGGAAGCGGTTTCGCCATAAAATTGGCAGGTTCAGGAACAGCTGTCTCATACGTGCTGGGAGCTCTAATAGCATATTCGGTCGGGACCGCCTTAGCAGAGATGACCAAGCTGTTTCCAAGTCCTGGAGCTTTTGGCAACCACGCCGAAATTTTCATCAGCAGGTATCTGGGCTTTCTTGTGAAATTTATGTATTGGTTCGCTGAAGCCTTTGCAATAGGAGCAGATCTCGCAGCAGCATCTATTTATATGAGTTACTGGTTTCATGAAGTCAGCCCAGTGATCTGGATAGTAATATTTGGAGCAATGCTTTTCTTGCTGAACTCTATTAGCGTCAATGTCTTGGGGGCAGTTGAATATGCTCTTTCAACGATAAAGGTATCAGTTATTCTTTTATTCATTATTATTGGCTCATACATACTGCTACATCCGTCAGAGTTTGGTCTCATTTCAACCACTCCATTTTTCCAGGACATTTCGCAAAGAGGATTCACAGGTATCTGGCTAGCAACAGTAGTTGCTATCTACTCTTTCATCGGAGTTGAAGTTGTCGGAGTAACTTCTGGAGAAGCTAGAAATCCGGAAAAAGATTCGCCGAGGGCATTGAGGGCAGTGGTCATCTTGCTGACATTTCTCTATGTTTCATCTATAATAGCAATCGTCAATTTGGTTCCAGAGGGCTCTGCTGGTTTAACTGAAAGTCCATTTGTTCTCGTTTTCAATAAAGTCAACATACCAGCAGCAGCTTCTTTAGTGAACTTTGTTATACTGACTGCTGCTCTTTCTGGAGCAAACACGAACCTCTATTTAACTTCGAGAATGCTCTTCTCTTTAGCTAGAGGAGGTCTAGCTCCTTCGTTTCTTGGAAAGCTCAACAGGTTCAGATCTCCGTTCAATGCACTAGCAGCATCAATGGTAGGAGTGGTTGTGACAACAGTTCTATCTTACAGCTTTGGTTCCTCATTGTCTTACTTAATAGTTTTTGGAGTTGCAGCATTCGGCGGAATATTCACGTGGATGGCAATACTAGCATCACATATATCGTTTTCACTGAATTTCAGGAAGAGAGGAATTCCACTTAAATCTCTGCTGGGTTTGATGGCTTTGATGGGAGTGCTGATCTCAACGATAGTAACTCCGGGAATAGAGGTGACCGTGCCCTCTGGTTTGATTGTAATCGCGATAATAAGTATTGTATACAGGTTGCTGAATAGAGGAAAATAG